From Mycobacterium cookii:
ATTGGACCAGCGTGTCAGTCATCGTCGCGACCCGAACCCATCAACTCCAGACCGGCCATCGCTTCCTCGGCACCGGCTCGGTCTGTCTTGTCGACGACGAAACCCATGTGGATGATCACCCAGTCACCGGGTGCGAACGTTTCCTCGGGCAGCATGCCGACATTGACTTTGCGCTGCTGCCCGGCGACGTCGACGAGCGCGAGTTGCCCTTCGTAGCCCTCCACCATCTCGACGACTTGGCCGGGTATGCCCAGACACATGGTTCAGCCCTGCCGTTCGACCGCTGGCGATCGTGACCGCAAGCCCGCGATGACCTCCGTGACCGCGTGGACGGCCCGTGGCACGGCGCGCGCGACGGCCTCGGTGAGTCCGATGTCCTCGTCGACGCTGCCGGCCTCGCAGCCGACGACCACCGTGTAGGGCGGTGTGCCACCCAGTGCCCGCAGGCTGGCGAACACCGCGGCGGGGTCCATGCTGTGACAGTCCAGAGTGGCAGTCGTCGAATCTGATTCGTGGTCGGCCTCGAAAATGTGCAGTGCGCCCGGGTTGCCCCGGCTGGGTATGGCGTCGACGATGACCAGCGCGTCCCAGTCGTCGAGCAAGTCGTAAGCCAGATGCATGCCCGCAATGCCGTAGTCGACAACCCGCACGCCCGAATTGTCCTGCTGGACCGGGACGTGCCGGACCACCTCGGAGCCGAACCCGTCGTCGCCGAGGAAGATATTGCCGATGCCGGCTACCAGGATGCGCACTGGCGCCGTTACATGTGCCGGATCTTGAGATACCGCCGTGCATCTGGGAGGGATATCAGCCCTACCACGACTCCGGCCAGTGTGATCATCGCCAAGATGCCGATGAACACCCATCCTACGACCTCCATGTCGAACTCCCTTCTGTTGTGCTGGTTTCCAGTGGCTCGACTTCGTCGGGGGAGAAGTACAGATAGCGGCCGTACCACTCGTGCAGGTCGGCGGCCGGATCGTCTTCGACGACGACACCGACGTGTTGGTTGCCGTCGACGTCTTCGTGGATCGAGGTGACACGAGCTGTCTTCTCCGCGAAGAACAGGTCCTGCGCGTCGGCGCGGCGCGCCGGATGCAGACGCACGCGACTGCCCCGTGCGACTCGGACACCGTTCACCAACACGGCGTCGATGTCGGGTTGTACTGCGTTGTCGGCCAGCGGATCCCACCAGTCGACGCCGTCGGGTATCTCTGGAATGAGACCCGCGGGCTCACGTGGGTCACGCAGTGCGCCGTGCAGCCGCGTCATGGCCTCCGGGGACATCGACTCGCACCGGTCGATGATCTGTGCGGCCAGCGGATCGGTCGCCCGGGCCTGCGCCTTCTCGTCGTCGGTCATCGTCAGCACGCGCAGCGTGAGGATCTCGTCGATCTCGGTACAGTCGTATAAGGCGGTCTCGCTCTGCTCAGCGACCTCGGGGTGGTCGTACAGAATGATCGGGGAGATCAACAGCAGATCGGTACTACCGGGCGCACCGGCCAGCACCGGGAAGCAGCGATGCCGGCTGCATCGCGACACCGCGTCGCTCGCGGACGGTGGCGGCTCGAGGAGCGAAACAAACTCGCCGCCAATGGCTTCCGCGATGACATGGGTGCCGATCAGCGACCGCGCGATCGCATCGCCTTTGTCGACGGCGGCAGCGCCGGTGTTGGTGACGCATACCGATACACGATCCAACCCAGCGTCCGACTCCACCCGTACCGTCAATGTGGCGTTCACCTCCTGCCGCTGCCGAACCAGTCGACCGCCTTCGACCGGTTCGATAACGGTTGCTGCCGGGGCGGATAACGACAGCGTCCATGCTTCGGCCGCACCGTCGAACGCAACAGGGCCGAAGGACTCTTCAATCTCGACGGCCTCGTCCCACGTCAGCCACGAACCGGTCGGTGTGATCAGCTCGTCGACGGGTTCGTAGCGCCCGCCGCCGGCGTCGCGCTCGGCGCGGCGGTGCTGGAGTTGCAGGAAACGCACCGTCAAGGTGATCGCCCGCGCTCCGTCGACGAGAAACTGCGCTGCGATGGTGTCGTCCTCGCCGATCCCTGCCGCGGCCGCGCCGGCAGGACTCACAACGCCCCACTGCCAACGTGATTGGTTCCGGCACGACGACGCGCGGTACGGGTAGAGCAGGTAGCCCTCGTAGAGCACGGCGTCGGCGACGGCGCGGGCCCGGTCCCAGTTCGCGGTCATCGAACCTCCTCGCGAGCCTGGGCCAGCAGCTCCGTCACAGCGTCGTCGAGACCCAGGTGTCCGCGGGCGGATTTATAAGCGCTCAGTGCGGCCAGGGTGTCGTGGCCCAACCGCAGCCAGCCGCTGTTCGGGTAGTGCTGGCCGATCAGATCCCGCCACACCGACACCGCCATGTCGTAGCGGTCCTCGCAGTCCCACGGTATCTGCTGGACCGAGAATCCGTGCTGGCCCGCCGTGAAAATCGTTCCGTTGAACAAGAACTGGAGTGGGATCGACCCGGACCGCAACGCGTGCAGATACTTGGCCGCCGTGACCTCGAAGTCGTAGGTGCACTCCAACCGCAGCACGGCCTCGGTGGTGTCGGTGAAGCCCGGGACCATCGCCGCGCAATGCTGCCAGAGAAACGTGTGCTGCGTGGTTGCCCAGCGTTCCCGCGGCCCGAACAGATCGGTCAATGCAGCGGCCTCGTCGTCGGAATAGCCGCGTCGCAACGGGTCGATGCGAATCTGGCAGCGTAAGGCGATCGCATGCACCGGCTCGTCGCCGGCTACCGAGACGCCGATGCGTGCGGTCAGCGTCGGGGTGACGGCATACGGCTCGGGCGTCACGTCGATGACGGTGAAAGAGGTGCCTGGGCCAGTCGTCATAGACGCCGCTCCTCGCTGCGTTCGGCCAGGGCGGCAAAGAAGTTGTCGATGTATTCGCGTGCGTCCTGGCCTCCGTCGAAGCCGCGCCACAGCATCCGCAGCCCCCCGACGAATTCGTAGCAGGCGTCGATCGGGACCAGGAAGCACACGGGTTGTTCGTCGGGGCTCACTCGCACCAGCAGCGCCTCGACGTCGTCGGTGAGCAGCCCTACCCGAGGGTCGGCCGCGCTGATCGCGTTCCAGGCCGCGAGGTCCAGTTCGGATTCGGTTGCCCCTGCCGGCCCCGGGTAGAACGCGACCGTGCGATCCAGCGCCGAGTTGCGAAAGAAGAAGGCCAGGCCGACCGGGATCTGCAGCCCTTCCCAGCTGAGTCGATCCAGCGCGAAGTCGGGAAAAGACAGGTAGCGGTCCGGAACCGCGCGGTAGCGCAGCTGCGCGTGGCTGTCGGTGAACAACAGATAGCAGCCCCGACACACGCACATGAGTTGTCGTGCAGCCACATTCACCACATGCTGGTGCTCTTCGGCGATGGCCTCGGAACACATTTCGCATCGTTCACCCATCGGTTGCGGCGCGCGCCGATTGCCGGTGATGCGGGTCAGGACGTCGTACGGGGTGCTCATGCCGACGCCCCCATCGGCTCGGCGGGCACGGCTAGCGACAGCACGCCGTCGCGCAACAGCAGCGGGATGGGATCGAGGTGATGCGCGTCGTCGTCGAGCCCGGCCCCGGCGTGCACGACGTCGAAGTGGGCGCGACAGCGCGGACACCGCAGCACCGGATCCCCACCCGCGAGTCGCCGGTGCAGCGCCGCGCCCGCCAGCGATCCGTCGCAGGCGGGGCAGTGGTCACGGTAGGCGTACAACTCGTCGCCGACCCGGCAGGCCAGCACCACGACGCCGCCGACCGCGAAGCCGCCGACTTCGCCGGGAGCCAGGTCGGCCAGGTCGGGCACTGGGTGCCAGGCGGCCCCGCCGCTGGGCTGCCCACGGGAATGAAGTTGAGCCAGCAGCGAATCCGCGGGGATCACCGCCGACGTGGTGTCGGGCGTGACCAGTTCGATCGACGAAATCTCCGGCGCGGCGGCCCGAATCGCGTCTTCGACAGCAAGCTCCAGCGTCACCGCCGATGACGGGCAGCTCTGACAACTGCCGGCGAACTCCAGTCGCACGGTCTCACCGACAATGTCGAGCAGGTGCACATCGCCGCCATGCGAGCCCAGATAGGGCCGGACCTGGTCGAGTGCATCGCCAACCCGGCGATGTACGTCGTGCGGGTGCAGGCCGTGCACGAGCAGCAGGCTGGCCACCAAGTCGTCGGCGACCAGACGGTCCAGCATGCCGGAGTCGGTCTGATCAGCGATGGTGCTTACGACCCGGGCCAGACCCGCCCCGTAGAGGTCGACTACTTCGCGGACCAACTGCTCGGCGCGCTCCCGTGCCGCCGCCCCGCCGGTCGACGTCGCGTCCAACAGCGTCTGGATCCGATCACCCGCCGAGCGCCACTGTGCTTCCCCCGCCAACTCCTCAGGGCGATCAGCCATGCATCACTCCCCGGTTGCCGCTTGCGTCGGTGAATGCAGCCGTTCCAGCGTTTTGCCCTTGCCCAGATACATGTGCACACCACAGGGCAGACAGGGGTCGAAGCTGCGCACCGTGCGCATGATGTCGATGCCCTTGAAGTGTTCCCGGTCGTTCTCCTCGAAGATCGGCTGCCCCTGCACCGCGTCCTCGTACGGTCCCGGCGTGCCAAAGCTGTCGCGCGGGTTGGCATTCCACGGGGTAGGCGGGTACGGGTGGTAGTTGGCGATCTTGCCGTCCCGGATGACCATGTGGTGGCTCAGCACTCCGCGCACAGCCTCGGTGAATCCGCACCCGATACCGTCCTTGGGTACGTCGAACTTCTCCCACGTCTTGGTACGCCCGGCGCGGATCTCCGCCAACGCTTTCTCGGCGAAGTGCAGTGCGCATGCGGCGGCGTAGGCCTGGAAGTACGTCCTGGCCCGGTCACGCTCGATCGTGTTGCTGCCGTGCTCGGGAATCTTCCACTCGAATTCGACCGGCCCCTTGAGCACGGTCTTGGGCAGGTTGATCTGCACCGAATGGCCGGTCGCCTTGACGTAGCCGATGTCGACCAGGCCTGCCAACGCGGTCGACCACAGCCGGGCCAGCGGCCCGCCGCCGGTGTCCAGGGCCAGGTGATCCTTGCCGTCGAACCAGCGCGGCGACATCACCCAGCTGTACTTGCCGCCGTCCATTTCCCGCTTCTGCGGATGGGGGTTGGTGTGCTGGTTCCATGGATGCCGCCGGTCCACCGGATTACCCAGCGGATCGGTCTTGACGAACATCTCCTGCTCGGTCCAGTCGTCGTAATACGAACTACCCAAAAGGATCCGGATGCCGAGGTTGATGTCGACCAGCGAATGGGTGACGAGCTTGCCGTCGACGACCACGCCCGGGGTGACGAACATGGCGTTACCCCAGCGCTCCATGTCCTTGTACTCGAAGTTGCACACGTCGGGGTCTTGGAACGAACCCCAGCAGCCGAGCAGCGTGCGGCGCAGGCCGACCTTCTCGTAGCCGGGCAGCGCCTCGTAGAAGAAGTCGAAGAGATCGTCGTGCATGGGCACGACCTTCTTCATGAACTCGACGTAGCGCATCAGCCGCGTCATGTAGTCGGTCATCAGCTGAATGGTCGCGACGGTGCCGACCCCGCCGGGGTACAGCGTGGACGGGTGTACGTGGCGACCTTCCATGAGACAGAACATCTCTCGCGTCCACCGGCTGACTGCGAGCGCCTCACGATAGAACTCCCCGCTGAACGGGTTCAGCGATCGCATGATGTCGGCGATGGTCTTGTACCCGTGTTCGCCGGCGTGCGGGGCAGCGGTGTTCTCGGCTTTGGCCAGCACACCCGGATTGGTCTCGGCGACCATCTTCTCGCAGAAGTCCACGCCGACCAGGTTCTCCTGAAAGATGTTGTGGTCGAACATGTATTCCGCGGCTTCGCCGAGGTTGACAATCCATTCACCCAGATGCGGCGGTTTGACCCCGTAAGCCATGTTCTGCGCATAGCACGAACAGGTGGCGTGATTGTCTCCGCAAATACCGCAGATTCGGCTGGTGATGAAGTGCGCGTCGCGCGGATCTTTGCCCTTCATGAAAATCGAGTAGCCGCGGAAGATCGACGACGTGCTGTGACACTCGACCACCTCGCGGTTTTCGAAGTCGATCTTGGTGTAGATGCCGAGGCTGCCCACGATCCGGGTAATCGGATCCCAGGCCATTTCGACTAATTGGCCGGGCTCGCGCTTCGCGTGAGACGGCTGGGGGATGATCGTTGTCATCGAACTTGGCTCCCTAGCTTGGAATTGAGATCACGCTTCACCATGTGCGGCGTGCGCCGGTCGTGAGTGTGTCGCCCTTGTGCCGCCAGCGCGGCTCCTTGTCCAGAGTGCGGTTGGTAATGCCGCGCAGGCTGCGGATCACCGAGCCGTACAGCCCCGATGCGGTAGTGGAGACCTTGCCGCCCGGCGGCTCGTCCATGAACGGCATGAACTTGTCCGGGAACCCGGGCATGGTGCATCCGATGCAGATCCCACCGACGTTCGGGCAGCCGCCGATGCCGTTGATCCAGCCTCGCTTGGGTACGTTGCATTTGACGACTGGGCCCCAGCAGCCAAGTTTGACAATGCATTTCGGTGATCCGTACTCGGTGGCGAAGTCGCCCTGCTCGTAGTAGCCGGCCCGGTCGCACCCTTCGTGCACCGTGTTGCCGAACAACCACTGTGGGCGCAGCGCGTCGTCGAGTGGGATCATCGGCGCTTGCCCGGTGGCCATGTAGAGCAGATACGTGAGTGTTTCCGACAGGTTGTCGGGGTGGATCGGGCACCCCGGGACGCAGACGATCGGGATCCCGGCCTTGCTCTTCCACTCCCAGCCGAGGTAATCGGGTACGCCCATCGCGCCGGTCGGGTTACCGGCCATCGCGTGGATGCCGCCGTAGGTGGCGCAGGTCCCCACCGCGACCACCGCCGTCGCTTTCGGGGTGAGCCGGTCGAGCCACTCACTGGTCGTCATCGGCTGTCCGGTGGCCGGGTCGTTCCCGAAACCGCACCAATACCCCTCGTTCTTGATCGCCTCGTTGGGAATCGAACCTTCCACGACGAGCACGAACGGCTCGAGCTCACCGCGGTCGGCCTTGAAGAACCACTCGAGGAAATCGTCGGCCCCGCCGGTGGGGCCGCACTCGAAGTCGATCAGCGGCCAGTGCACGGCGACTTTGGGCAGACCGGGGAGTGCGCCCAGCGCAATCTCCTCGATACTGGGTTGGGTGGCGGCAGTCAGCGCCACAGAATCGCCATCGCAACTGAGGCCCGCATTGATCCACAGCACGTGGATCAAGGTTTCTTCTGCTTTGACTGCTGCTTCCGTTGGCATAGCGCAGCTTTCCGGGCCCGGGCTAAGGTCCCTGGCACCGCGGGAGTCGACGATCGGCCCGCTTACGCGGCGCGTGGTTCTGGGTTTACTCTCGCCGAACTTGCTTGTCAACGAAAGTTCTGGCAAATCCGGAGACTCTGTACGGGATTCCGGATTCCGGTCTGATTCCGTTCAGCCCCGGCGTATTGTCAGCCCTTGTCGGCCGGCTCTGGTACGAGGCCATGAGCAGCAGTCGCAGCGTCTTGCAAATCAGTTGCATCTGTTGGGGTTCAACCGATTACCGGCCGAATAGCAGTTTGTGCTCCGGAAAGCGTCTGTCGCCTATCAGGTCGCTGCGCGTGCCATGAACTGGCGCAGCCAGTCGAACCACTCGGTCATGCCGACACCGGTGCGGGCACTGATTGGCAAAATCTTCGTCGTCGCATTCACCTCACGCACCCGGGCGATGTACGAGTCGACGTCGGCATCCAGATACGGCACCAGGTCGATTTTGTTGAGCAGCACCACGTCGACCGCGCGGAACATCACCGGGTATTTCAGCGGTTTGTCGTCACCTTCGGTGACCGAATACACCATCGCTTTGGCATGTTCACCGACGTCAAACTCGGCCGGGCACACCAGGTTTCCGACGTTTTCGATGATCACCAGGTCGAGGTCGGCCAGATCCAGTCCTTGCAGCGCGCGGTTGACCATGGGTGCGTCGAGGTGACATTCGCCGCCGAATCCGTTACCGGTGTTCAGCAGGGATATCTGGGCGCCTCTGCCGCCGAGCTTGGCGGCATCGAGGTCGGTGGCGATGTCGCCCTCGATCACCCCGAGGCCGATGTCGCCGGCGAATTCGTCGAGCGTGGCTTGCAGCACGGTCGTCTTACCGGAACCTGGTGAACTCATCAGGTTGATTGCCCGAACGCCGTTGTCGTTGAATGCTTTTCGGTTGTAATCGGCGCGAACGTCGTTCTCGGCGAAGATCGCCTCGAGCACGTCGATGCGCTGGGTGCCGGTGTGGTAGCCGCTGTGATCGCCGTGGTCATGAGGGTGATCGCCGTGATCGTGGGTATGCGTCGTGCCGTCGTCGTGCCGATGGAATCTACCCATGCCCGATACCTTTCACGAGACATCCAACGACGTCACCAGAAACTCGTCGCCGCGCAGCACCTTGACGTCAGCGCTGCCGCAGTGCGCACACAGCAACGACCATTGCGACGTGATCGTCGACTCTCGCCCGCAGCCGCGGCAGCTCACCTCGGCGGTGACGAATTCGAGCTCCAACTCCGCTTCGGGCATGTCCTCGTAGTCGCGGACGAGCGTCCAGCAAAATGACAGCGACTCGGGAACAACCTGCCGCAGCGCGCCGATCCGGACGCGCACCACGTCCACGTGCCGACCGTCGGCATACGGCCGGACCACTCCGGCGATCGCCTCACACAGCGACAACTCATGCACGGCCGAACACCGTCATGAGTGTGGAGCCTTGCCATGTGAGCGGCCCATGAGCTCAGTTCTACACCGCGAGGGGTCGCCGAGGGAGCCAACACTGTGACCCATCTCAACCGCGGATTGTGACCGACGACATTGCCGGCCGCGACGTGCATGGCTGACCCTGACGTCTCTATCGGTATTCCGTGCAGAAAGAGATGTGCAGTGGGGGAGCCTGACCGCTTGACATTCGCGTACGACCTCACCCTTGACGAAGCGCGCCGGCGTGCCGCCGTCCTCGAGGCGATCGGACCGGACTGGGACCCGGTGGCGGTGCTGGCCGAGGAGCAGCGCGCATCCGCGATGCTCTACTCCAACCTCGACGACGAACAGCAGAAGATCTACGACGAGCTGGTGGCTGCCGGGGTGCTTCCAGACCAGGTGGCGGGCCGTGTTTCCGATTGATCCGACCGCCGACCGGGCTCGCCGCGCCTGGTTCAACTGCCCGCAATGCACCTCCGGCATCGGCTGCGGCGACTGCCGGCGCAACCGGAATTGTGACGTGCACTGGCAATATTTGCTCAGCAATCAGGGCTGGCTGCTGCACCTGCAGTGCCCTGGGTGTGGTCACCTGTGGTCGCACGACAGCAAACCGGACGCGGCATCGGCGTCCGGCGCCGCCTGACGCGTCGCGCCGTCAGTCAGACAATCCCAGCAAAGCGTTTTCGACGACTTCCGGCAGCGCCGGGTGGATCCAGTACTGGCCGCGCGCAATCTCCGCCGCGGGCAGGCCAAAGGTCATCGCCTGAATCAACGGCTGAATGATCGACGAGGCCTGCTGTCCCATGATGTGCGCGCCGAGCAGTCGGCCGGTCGCGGTGTCCGCGACGAGTTTGACGATGCCGGTGGTGTCTTCGGTGGCCCAGCCGTAGGCGACGTCGGCGTAGTCCTGAATCTTGCAGGACACATCGAAACCCTGTGCGACAGCCTCGTTCTCGGTCAACCCGATGTAGGCGATCTGCGGATCGGTGAACACCGCAGCGGGCACGTAGCGGTGATCGGTGGCCACCATCGTTTCGGTGTCGTCCCAATCGCACAGCAGATTCCGCTGTACTACTCGCGCTTCGTGATTCGCGACGTGCTTGAGCTCGTAGGGCGACGACACATCGCCGAGTGCGAATACGTTTCGGGCGGTGGTTCGTTGGTACTCGTCGACGACGACCTGCCGGTCGTCGAGCTCGATACCGGCTTTTTCGGCATCCAGCTGATCGCCGTTGGAGCGTCGACCGGTGGCCACCAGCACGGCGTCGGCCTGCAGTTCCGAGCCGTCGTCGAGTTCCAGCACGATGCCGGAGCGGTTCTCGTGTGAGCCGAGGATGTTGCGGTGGCTGCGCACTTCCCATTTGCTCGACGCGATACGGGTGAACCGCCGCGACAGGGTGTCGTCCAAGTGGCGTAGCAGCGAGCCGCCGCGGATGACCATCGTGATCCGCACACCGAGCGAGGAGAAGATGTGCGCGAATTCGCATGCCACGAAGCCGCCGCCGACGATCACCAGGTGTTTCGGCAGTTCCGGCAGTCGCATGATGTCGTTGCTGGTGTAGTAGCGCACGCCGCAATCCAGGATTGCGGGCGGAATCACCGGCCGCGCGCCCGCGGCGATCACCACCTTTTCAGCGGTGAATTCGTCACCGTCGTCGGTGCGCAGCAGATAGCGGCCGTCGTCCTGTACCGCGGCGAACCGGGTGTGCCGGTCGTAGACGTCGACGTTGGGTTGGGCGCGCCGGTAATCCTCACCGCCGATCGCGATCGGGTCGATGCGGCCGAACACACGCGAGACGATGTCGTCCCAGCGCACCCGGTCGATGTGCGCGTCGATGCCGTACCGCGCTGCGTTGCGGACCGTTTCGGCGACTTCGGCGGCGTAGACGAACATCTTGGTCGGAATGCAGCCGACGTTGAGACACGTCCCGCCGAAGGTTCCCTGCTCGCAGATCGCCACTCGCTTCTTCGCGTAGCGGTCATCGAGAATGCTGTTGCCGGAACCGGTTCCGATGATCGCGAGGTCGTAGCTTTCCATCGGGTAGCCCTTCAGCCGTTTTGGGATGCGACGTCGGAAGCCGCGCCGAGGTAGTCGTCCAGCCAGGTATCTAGCTGCTGATAGGCGACCTTCCGCGGTTGCGGCATCGACAAGAACACATCGTGCTTGGCGTCGGCTACCGGAACGATGGTGGTGCGGTTGCCGATGCAACCGGCCCACCGCGCGATGTGCTTGACGTCGAGCACCGCGTCACCGCATTGCAGGGCAACGGCGTCTTCGGACTCGGTCACGCTGCGATCTGAACGCAGGATCAGGTTGGGCACGCCCACGTCGAGGCCGCGATGCAGCCGTGCCTGCCCGCGTCGCACCGCTGACAGCCAACCGAACGTTATGGGGAAGCCGCCCAACGGTTTCCACTGCAGGTTGTAGTCGAACTCGCCGTGGTAGTCGCGGTGCAGGCTGGCGCCGTAGCCACCGCCACCCTCGTTGGGGGAGCGGGCGACTCGTTTGTCGCCGAACCAGGCGACCGTGCCGATCACCGCAGCGGTCGCCGTCCACCGCAGCGCCATCGGGCCGGGCAGATCCAGGAAGGGGCTGTTCAGCACCAGACCGGCCACGCCCATGCTCGCGATAGTGCCGCGGCGGCGCATCCGGTCCAGCCATAGCGAGACGATCAGCCCACCGGCGGAATGGCCGTACACCAGCACCCGTGCCGAACCGGTCTCCTGACCGATGATCTGTAGTGCGCGTTCGAGCTCGGTGTCGTAGCGCGCCAGATCAGTGGTGAAATGCGGAGTCTGCCCCTCGCGCGACGAGCGCCCGCATTTGCGTAGGTCCAGCGCGTAAAAGGCGATCCCGCGGCTGTCGAAGTGATCGGCCAGCGCCGTGTGGAAGAAGTAATCGGTGTAGCCGTGCACGGCCAGGACGGCGTGGTCGGCGCCTCCGGCGCCATCAGCACTGCCGCGGCGCAACAGCGTGGCGTCGATGGCGCCCTCGCCGTCGGGGTCGTCGCCCAGCGGCATGTTGAGTTGCCAGTAGCCGGGCAGGACGTCGGGCTGCCAGCCAATCACGCCCGCCAGCTTACAAACCTCGCAGATCAGCGACCCGGATCCGGCCGGGATAACCTGACGATCGGTACTCACCACTCGATCGCAGAGGACGACAGCTCGGTGTCAGACCCGCAGGCAGGGACAGCCCCAGAGGTCGATGCCGTGCTGGTCGGGACCGGAATCATGAGCGCGACGCTGTGCGCGCTGTTGCGGCGGCTCCAGCCGGACTGGTCGATCACGGTCGTCGAGCGGCTCGACGGCGCTGCGGCGGAAAGCAGCGACCCGTGGAACAACGCCGGCACCGGACACGCCGGGCTGTGCGAACTGTTCTACACGCCGGAACTCACTGACGGCTCGATCGACATCACCAAGGCGGTGCGCGTCAACGAGCAATTCCAAGTCACCCGGCAGTTTTGGGCCTACGCCGCCGAGAGCGGCATGGTGTCCGATGTGCCCGGTTTCCTGAATTCGGTGCCGCACGTCAGCTTCGTGCAGGGCGCGCGGCGCGTCGACTACTTGCGCCGCCGACGCGCCGCACTGGCCGGAAACCTGCTGTTCGCCGGTTCCGAATGGATCGACGACGCCGACGAATTCGCTCGCCGGCTGCCGTACATGGCCGTCGGGCGGGACTTTCGTGAACCGATCGCGCTCAACTGGGCTGACGACGGCACCGACGTCGACTTCGGCGCGCTGTCCAGACAGCTGATCGGCTACGGCGTGCGCAACGGCGTCGCGGTGTTGTTCGGTCACGAGGTCAGCAACCTGTCCCGTCAACGCGACGGCACTTGGACGCTGACGATCCGCAATCGCCGCACAGCCGAAAGCCGCAAGCTGACAGCGAGATTCGTGTTCGTCGGCGCGGGCGGGCAGGCGCTGCCGTTGTTGCAGAAGTCCGGCATCACTGAAGCCAGGGGTTTCGGCGGCTTCCCGGTCGGCGGGCGATTCCTGCGCAGCGCCAATTCCGCGATTGTCGGCCAACACCGCGCCAAGGTGTACGGACTACCGGCGCCGGGCGCACCGGGCATGACCGCGGCCCACCTGGACACCCGAATCGTCAACAACAAGTCCTGGTTGTCGTTCGGCCCGTTTGCCGGGTGGTCACCGAAGTTCCTCAAGCACGGGCGCTCCAGCGACCTGGCGCGCTCGGTGACACCTGGCAACCTGACGACCGTGCTCGGAGCGGGCGTCAGCCAACTGGAGCTCGTGCGCTATCTGGTGGGCCAGCTCGGGCTGTCGCAGCCTGCCCGGGTGCGAACGCTGCGTGAATTCGCCCCCAGCGCAGTCGATTCCGATTGGGAGCTGACGACGGCCGGTCAGCGGGTCCAGGTCATCCGGCGGGACAGGCGTAGAGGTGGCGTGCTCGAATTCGACACCACCGTGCTCGCTGCGGCCGACGGCAGCATCGCCGGCCTGCTCGGGGCGTCACCGGGTGCCTCGACGGCGGTGTCGGCGATGCTCGGCGTGCTGCAACGGTGCTTTCCCGCGCGATACCAGGGCTGGCTGCCCACGCTGAAGGAGATGGTGCCGTCGCTGGGCGTCACCTTGTCCGACGAGCCGGCTCTGGCCGACGAACTGCGGACATG
This genomic window contains:
- a CDS encoding alpha/beta hydrolase translates to MIGWQPDVLPGYWQLNMPLGDDPDGEGAIDATLLRRGSADGAGGADHAVLAVHGYTDYFFHTALADHFDSRGIAFYALDLRKCGRSSREGQTPHFTTDLARYDTELERALQIIGQETGSARVLVYGHSAGGLIVSLWLDRMRRRGTIASMGVAGLVLNSPFLDLPGPMALRWTATAAVIGTVAWFGDKRVARSPNEGGGGYGASLHRDYHGEFDYNLQWKPLGGFPITFGWLSAVRRGQARLHRGLDVGVPNLILRSDRSVTESEDAVALQCGDAVLDVKHIARWAGCIGNRTTIVPVADAKHDVFLSMPQPRKVAYQQLDTWLDDYLGAASDVASQNG
- the mtr gene encoding mycothione reductase, whose translation is MESYDLAIIGTGSGNSILDDRYAKKRVAICEQGTFGGTCLNVGCIPTKMFVYAAEVAETVRNAARYGIDAHIDRVRWDDIVSRVFGRIDPIAIGGEDYRRAQPNVDVYDRHTRFAAVQDDGRYLLRTDDGDEFTAEKVVIAAGARPVIPPAILDCGVRYYTSNDIMRLPELPKHLVIVGGGFVACEFAHIFSSLGVRITMVIRGGSLLRHLDDTLSRRFTRIASSKWEVRSHRNILGSHENRSGIVLELDDGSELQADAVLVATGRRSNGDQLDAEKAGIELDDRQVVVDEYQRTTARNVFALGDVSSPYELKHVANHEARVVQRNLLCDWDDTETMVATDHRYVPAAVFTDPQIAYIGLTENEAVAQGFDVSCKIQDYADVAYGWATEDTTGIVKLVADTATGRLLGAHIMGQQASSIIQPLIQAMTFGLPAAEIARGQYWIHPALPEVVENALLGLSD
- a CDS encoding hydrogenase maturation nickel metallochaperone HypA, which gives rise to MHELSLCEAIAGVVRPYADGRHVDVVRVRIGALRQVVPESLSFCWTLVRDYEDMPEAELELEFVTAEVSCRGCGRESTITSQWSLLCAHCGSADVKVLRGDEFLVTSLDVS
- the mqo gene encoding malate dehydrogenase (quinone), with protein sequence MSATLCALLRRLQPDWSITVVERLDGAAAESSDPWNNAGTGHAGLCELFYTPELTDGSIDITKAVRVNEQFQVTRQFWAYAAESGMVSDVPGFLNSVPHVSFVQGARRVDYLRRRRAALAGNLLFAGSEWIDDADEFARRLPYMAVGRDFREPIALNWADDGTDVDFGALSRQLIGYGVRNGVAVLFGHEVSNLSRQRDGTWTLTIRNRRTAESRKLTARFVFVGAGGQALPLLQKSGITEARGFGGFPVGGRFLRSANSAIVGQHRAKVYGLPAPGAPGMTAAHLDTRIVNNKSWLSFGPFAGWSPKFLKHGRSSDLARSVTPGNLTTVLGAGVSQLELVRYLVGQLGLSQPARVRTLREFAPSAVDSDWELTTAGQRVQVIRRDRRRGGVLEFDTTVLAAADGSIAGLLGASPGASTAVSAMLGVLQRCFPARYQGWLPTLKEMVPSLGVTLSDEPALADELRTWTAKALQLGPGGNRS
- a CDS encoding DUF6400 family protein; translation: MTFAYDLTLDEARRRAAVLEAIGPDWDPVAVLAEEQRASAMLYSNLDDEQQKIYDELVAAGVLPDQVAGRVSD
- the hypB gene encoding hydrogenase nickel incorporation protein HypB, with the translated sequence MGRFHRHDDGTTHTHDHGDHPHDHGDHSGYHTGTQRIDVLEAIFAENDVRADYNRKAFNDNGVRAINLMSSPGSGKTTVLQATLDEFAGDIGLGVIEGDIATDLDAAKLGGRGAQISLLNTGNGFGGECHLDAPMVNRALQGLDLADLDLVIIENVGNLVCPAEFDVGEHAKAMVYSVTEGDDKPLKYPVMFRAVDVVLLNKIDLVPYLDADVDSYIARVREVNATTKILPISARTGVGMTEWFDWLRQFMARAAT